A region from the Alphaproteobacteria bacterium genome encodes:
- a CDS encoding penicillin-binding protein 2, translated as MFEVGKDIFKHGFSGARGEVVGRKRLGVMYTVFLIAFMIFIGRTLQLGIQGTDRARLAGADGEWNVQRADIVDRNGDILAKNVASGHIILRNRAVREQDRDAVAQTIHQALPYEYSLADAIALVNSDRRFIRLKKYASDAQREIIQNARLEGLEIEKIQTRKYPKRRLFSHVVGFVGAEGRGLEGAERIYEDYLTENKDPLRLSVDSRVQSVFYDQLSFAMQKYQTKAAMGMLMNSRTGEIIAMVSLPDFDPENLSADPVANRLFKPMRGVFELGSIFKIFNTALALENGINKEYYVKEPFIIPDKFGRTAAKITDIRSFKPPRPHLTIEEIMVHSCNVGSAQIALDLPDGAQKEFFERLHFDEALDLEFGRTEKPLLPNKWGPVERATRAYGHGVSVTPMHLMLAVNAVTNGGIYIYPTLQKRNVGVVRGERVLSDEISAKLRPIMLRVAEETSGKQARVAGIQIGGKTATAVKYTNGKVDHKRNVTAFAGIFPVHAPQYTILVVLDEPQGTKESWGWRTAAWNAVPTTGKILDGILPLLFE; from the coding sequence ATGTTCGAAGTCGGCAAGGATATTTTTAAGCATGGTTTTTCAGGCGCGCGTGGCGAGGTTGTCGGCCGTAAACGTCTGGGGGTTATGTATACGGTATTTTTAATCGCGTTTATGATTTTTATTGGGCGAACATTACAACTGGGGATTCAGGGAACAGATAGGGCGCGTCTGGCCGGGGCAGATGGTGAATGGAATGTGCAACGTGCGGACATTGTGGACAGAAATGGTGATATCTTGGCCAAAAATGTTGCGTCGGGACATATTATACTGCGTAACCGTGCCGTTCGGGAACAAGATCGGGATGCGGTTGCCCAGACGATACACCAGGCATTGCCATATGAATATTCGTTGGCGGATGCGATTGCGCTGGTTAATTCAGACAGACGATTTATCAGACTGAAAAAATATGCCAGTGACGCACAGCGTGAAATTATTCAAAACGCGCGGTTAGAGGGGCTGGAAATTGAAAAAATTCAAACGCGTAAATATCCAAAACGCAGATTGTTTTCACATGTGGTCGGTTTTGTCGGTGCCGAAGGACGTGGCCTGGAAGGTGCAGAACGTATTTATGAAGATTATCTGACTGAAAATAAAGATCCGTTACGATTGTCGGTTGATTCGCGTGTTCAGTCTGTGTTTTATGACCAGTTATCATTTGCAATGCAAAAATATCAGACCAAGGCTGCGATGGGGATGCTGATGAATTCGCGGACTGGTGAAATTATCGCTATGGTGTCTTTGCCGGATTTCGATCCAGAAAATTTATCGGCAGATCCAGTTGCAAATCGATTGTTTAAACCAATGCGTGGTGTGTTTGAATTGGGGTCTATTTTTAAAATATTCAATACAGCATTGGCGTTGGAAAATGGCATAAACAAAGAATACTATGTCAAAGAGCCGTTTATAATACCGGATAAGTTTGGGCGGACGGCTGCAAAAATTACTGATATTCGCAGTTTTAAGCCACCACGTCCACATCTGACAATTGAAGAAATAATGGTTCATTCATGTAATGTAGGCAGTGCGCAAATTGCGCTGGATCTGCCGGATGGTGCGCAAAAAGAATTTTTTGAAAGATTACATTTTGATGAAGCGTTGGATTTAGAATTTGGACGTACAGAAAAGCCGTTGTTACCGAATAAGTGGGGGCCGGTCGAACGCGCGACACGTGCATATGGACATGGTGTGTCAGTGACGCCAATGCATTTGATGTTGGCGGTGAATGCGGTGACAAATGGGGGGATATATATTTATCCAACGTTGCAAAAACGCAATGTTGGTGTGGTGCGTGGGGAACGTGTGCTGAGTGATGAAATATCTGCAAAACTGCGACCGATTATGTTGCGTGTGGCCGAAGAAACCAGTGGTAAACAGGCACGTGTTGCGGGTATTCAAATCGGTGGTAAGACCGCAACCGCCGTTAAATACACCAATGGCAAGGTTGATCATAAACGTAATGTGACCGCGTTTGCAGGGATATTCCCTGTCCATGCACCACAGTATACGATATTGGTTGTGTTGGATGAACCCCAGGGAACTAAAGAATCGTGGGGTTGGCGGACGGCAGCATGGAATGCTGTGCCGACAACAGGAAAAATTTTAGATGGGATACTGCCGTTGCTATTTGAATAA